Sequence from the Nitrosospira multiformis genome:
CTACGCATACAGTGCAACCTTTGTCCGCGATGCATAACTCTTCATCGATCCGTACGGGAAGACTGGCAGGAATAAAAGCGGTTGGCATAGTCTTTCTCCTTAAATCGCGGCGGTGCGCGCTTCTGTTATTTTCTCGGTGGAAGCATTCTTTTGGATACGCATCCCCTGATACGCAGCTTTCTCATGTTCATCCAGATCGATGATATAAGGCTCTATAGGGCGCTTAAAACACATCATCTTGTCGTTAATCTTTTTCAGTTGAACATGCACAAACCACTCGTGGTCGTCCCGATCGGGATAATCGATGCGGTTGTGATAAAGACCCCATCGGCTCTCGGTTCGATACAGAGATGCGCGCGCCGCCATTTCAGCGCAGTCGCGGATAGCATGCACCTCTAGCGCACGCATCAGTTCATGGGGATCACGCGCCCACAACATGTCGAGATCGCCTCTAATTTCTTCGAATCGGGCCAGCCCAATTTCCATCTTGCGGGTAACTTTGGGAGGCTGCAGGTAGTCATTGACCATGCGCCGCAATTTGTATTCAACCTGCGATGGCGGCAGCCCATCGCTACGCAACAAGGGAGCTTGCACTCTTGCGTATTCCGTTTCCATTTGCGTTTGGTCGACGTCTGCAAGGGGCGCACTGGCGCAATAGCGGGCCGCGCTTTCGCCTGCGATTTTTCCGTAGACAAAGGCTCCCAGCATGTAATTATGCGGCACGCATGCCAGATCGCCGGCGGCATATAATCCTGGAACCGTGGTTTCTCCATGTTCGTTGATCCAGACTCCTGATGCGGAATGGCCGCTGCATAGACCGATTTCCGAAATATGCATTTCAACCATTTGTTTGCGGTAATCGGTTCCACGCCCCTCATGAAAACGGCCACGGCTCGGCCGCTCATTGGTATGCAGAATAGTTTCGATGGCACTAATGGTTTCGTCCGCGAGATGGTTCAACTTTAAGAATACCGGTCCATCGCCCCCTTCCAGTTCACGATAGAACTCCATCATCATTTGTCCGCTCCAGTAATCGCATTCGATAAAGCGCTCACCTTTGCTGTTAGTGGTATAACCGCCCATTGGACCCGTGACATAAGCACAAGCGGGGCCGTTGTAATCCTTGATCAAAGGGTTTATCTGAAAGCATTCGATACCACTCAGTTCTGCTCCGGCGTGATAGGCCATGCTGTACCCATCCCCTGCATTGGTCGGATTCTCATAAGTGCCGAACAGATAACCTGATGCGGGTAGACCCAGTCGCCCCGCCGCGCCGGTGCAAAGAATTACTGCCTTGGCGCGAATGATATGAAATATGCCGGTGCGGCAATCGAATGCCATTGCGCCGGCAACACGTCCGTCGGTTGCCATCAACAAACGCGTGGCCACCAGGCGATTGGTAATACCAACGCGGGTGCGCTTCAACCGTCTGTACAACACTCTTTTAATATCATGACCTTCCGGCATGGGCAGTACATACGTTCCCATGTGATGCACTTTGCGCATTGCATAATCACCCGTCTCATCCTTTTCAAATTTCACTCCCCACCGATCCAGTTCTTCAATCATGGAAAAGCTGTTTTGCGCATAGGCCATTACAGTTTTCTGGTTAACGATCCCGTCATTGGCGATCGTGATTTCCTTCACGTACTGTTCCGGCGTGGCGTGGCCCGGGACCACCGCGTTGTTCAAGCCATCCATACCCATAGAGATAGCGCCGCTACGCTTCACGTTGGCTTTTTCCAGCAGTAATACATGCAACGCCGGATTGGCCTCCTTGGCCTTGACTGCTGCCATGGGACCAGCGGTGCCGCCTCCAATGATCAATACGTCTACCGTGTGAGTTTGAGATTGCATGAATAGCCTGGTTTGAGATCAATGTATCCAGAGAGATTGCGCCTGAGGTAGGAGAAGCTACGGCAACGGATCGCCGGCCTGGTTCTGGGGCACGGCAGTCGCATCGACTG
This genomic interval carries:
- a CDS encoding fumarate reductase/succinate dehydrogenase flavoprotein subunit → MQSQTHTVDVLIIGGGTAGPMAAVKAKEANPALHVLLLEKANVKRSGAISMGMDGLNNAVVPGHATPEQYVKEITIANDGIVNQKTVMAYAQNSFSMIEELDRWGVKFEKDETGDYAMRKVHHMGTYVLPMPEGHDIKRVLYRRLKRTRVGITNRLVATRLLMATDGRVAGAMAFDCRTGIFHIIRAKAVILCTGAAGRLGLPASGYLFGTYENPTNAGDGYSMAYHAGAELSGIECFQINPLIKDYNGPACAYVTGPMGGYTTNSKGERFIECDYWSGQMMMEFYRELEGGDGPVFLKLNHLADETISAIETILHTNERPSRGRFHEGRGTDYRKQMVEMHISEIGLCSGHSASGVWINEHGETTVPGLYAAGDLACVPHNYMLGAFVYGKIAGESAARYCASAPLADVDQTQMETEYARVQAPLLRSDGLPPSQVEYKLRRMVNDYLQPPKVTRKMEIGLARFEEIRGDLDMLWARDPHELMRALEVHAIRDCAEMAARASLYRTESRWGLYHNRIDYPDRDDHEWFVHVQLKKINDKMMCFKRPIEPYIIDLDEHEKAAYQGMRIQKNASTEKITEARTAAI